A window from Gossypium raimondii isolate GPD5lz chromosome 7, ASM2569854v1, whole genome shotgun sequence encodes these proteins:
- the LOC105800073 gene encoding triacylglycerol lipase 2, producing the protein MKLVNTIILTYTILLILSTPIFLSLKAQENGTGMATMPVQSSEGGFCKSMVETNGYECEDHNVTTKDGYILNVVRIPMGRCRDCRTRGNKSPVLLQHGVFVDGRSWLLLPPKQSLAFNLADNGYDVWLVNSRGTEYSEGHTSLNFDDPAYWNWSLDEMVAYDLPATFQYVYDQTGQKLHFVGHSLGTLMIMAAMSRDRLVNMLESVALLSPVAYMGHTTSLLSRVIADNFIAETLDSLGFYKFDMRNVIIIEILKVICRIPSVDCTTLLFTPYTGQNCCMKPSIMDIFLDHEPQPAAMKIVIHMCQLIRGGNTTMFDYNDSGTNIKHYGQPTPPAYNMIGIPKDLPIFLSHGGADALSDVDDVKLLLDSLQGHDPDKIVVQFIERFAHADYLMSGNAKEHVYDPFIAFLSRLH; encoded by the exons ATGAAGCTAGTCAACACCATCATTTTAACCTATACAATCCTACTCATTCTTTCTACACCAatttttttgtctttaaaaGCTCAAGAGAATGGAACCGGCATGGCTACAATGCCGGTCCAATCATCAGAAGGTGGTTTCTGCAAATCAATGGTGGAGACCAATGGCTATGAATGTGAAGATCACAAT GTAACTACAAAAGATGGTTACATTCTCAATGTGGTAAGAATTCCTATGGGGCGGTGCCGTGACTGTCGGACGCGAGGAAACAAGTCGCCCGTGCTGTTGCAGCACGGGGTGTTTGTG GATGGAAGATCATGGCTGCTATTACCCCCGAAACAATCTTTGGCATTCAATCTGGCCGATAATGGCTACGACGTCTGGCTTGTTAACTCACGCGGAACAGAGTACAGTGAAGGGCATACATCACTCAATTTTGATGATCCA GCCTACTGGAATTGGTCGTTGGACGAAATGGTAGCTTATGATCTTCCTGCAACATTCCAATATGTGTATGATCAAACAGGTCAAAAGTTGCACTTTGTTGGGCATTCACTG GGAACTTTGATGATTATGGCTGCCATGTCAAGGGATCGGCTAGTGAACATGTTGGAATCAGTTGCATTACTCAGCCCAGTTGCTTATATGGGTCATACCACTTCCCTACTTTCAAGAGTTATTGCTGATAACTTCATTGCTGAg aCATTGGACTCGTTAGGCTTCTACAAATTTGATATGAGAAA TGTCATTATTATAGAAATTCTGAAGGTGATCTGCCGAATACCAAGTGTTGACTGCACCACCTTGTTATTCACACCATATACAG GTCAAAACTGTTGCATGAAACCTTCCATAATGGATATATTTCTAGATCATGAACCTCAGCCAGCAGCGATGAAGATCGTCATCCATATGTGTCAGC TGATTAGAGGAGGAAACACAACAATGTTTGATTACAATGATTCTGGTACGAACATAAAGCACTATGGGCAACCAACTCCTCCTGCCTACAACATGATCGGCATTCCAAAAGACCTACCCATCTTCCTCAGCCATGGTGGAGCCGATGCTCTTTCGGATGTGGATGATGTGAAGCTCTTGCTTGATAGTCTCCAAGGTCATGATCCAGACAAAATTGTTGTTCAGTTCATAGAACGTTTTGCGCATGCAGATTATTTAATGTCAGGAAATGCTAAAGAACATGtatacgatccttttattgcCTTCCTCAGTAGGCTACATTGA